A window from Camelus dromedarius isolate mCamDro1 chromosome 9, mCamDro1.pat, whole genome shotgun sequence encodes these proteins:
- the NQO1 gene encoding NAD(P)H dehydrogenase [quinone] 1, translating to MSVRKALVVLAHSERTSFNCAMKEATVEALKRKGWEVIVSDLYAMNFNPVISRKDITGKLKDPGNFQYPAESVLAYKEGRLSPDIVAEQKKLEAADLVIFQFPLQWFGVPAILKGWFERVLIGEFAYTYAAMYDKGPFRNKKAVLSITTGGSSSMYSLQGIHGDMNIILWPIQSGTLHFCGFQVLEPQLTYSIGHTPEDARIQILEGWKKRLENIWDETPLYFAPSSLFDLNFQAGFLMKKEVQDEQKNKNFGLSVGHHLGKPIPADNQIKARK from the exons ATGTCTG TCAGGAAAGCACTGGTGGTACTGGCGCACTCAGAGAGGACGTCCTTCAACTGTGCTATGAAGGAGGCCACTGTAGAGGCTTTGAAGAGGAAAGGATGGGAGGTCATTGTGTCGGATCTGTATGCCATGAACTTCAATCCTGTCATCTCCAGAAAGGACATCACAG GTAAACTGAAGGACCCCGGGAACTTTCAGTATCCTGCCGAGTCTGTTCTAGCTTATAAAGAAGGCCGTCTGAGCCCGGATATTGTGGCTGAACAAAAGAAGCTGGAAGCGGCAGACCTGGTGATTTTTCAG TTCCCACTGCAGTGGTTTGGGGTCCCTGCCATCCTGAAAGGCTGGTTTGAACGCGTGCTCATAGGGGAATTTGCTTACACGTATGCTGCCATGTATGACAAGGGACCTTTCCGG AATAAGAAGGCAGTGCTTTCCATCACCACTGGTGGCAGCAGCTCCATGTACTCTCTGCAGGGTATCCACGGGGACATGAACATTATTCTCTGGCCCATTCAG AGTGGCACTCTGCATTTCTGTGGCTTCCAAGTCTTGGAACCTCAGCTGACGTATAGCATTGGCCACACTCCCGAGGATGCCCGAATTCAGATCCTGGAAGGATGGAAGAAACGCCTGGAGAATATTTGGGATGAGACGCCGCTGTATTTTGCTCCAAGTAGCCTCTTTGACCTAAACTTCCAGGCAGGATTCTTAATGAAAAAGGAGGTGCAGGATGagcaaaaaaataagaattttggcCTTTCTGTGGGCCATCACTTGGGCAAGCCCATCCCAGCGGACAACCAGATCAAAGCTAGAAAATAA